The Bacillus carboniphilus genome contains a region encoding:
- the rpmG gene encoding 50S ribosomal protein L33 produces the protein MRVNITLACTDCGDRNYISTKNKRTNTERIELKKYCSRDKKHTLHRETK, from the coding sequence ATGCGTGTAAATATTACTTTAGCTTGCACAGATTGTGGAGATCGTAATTACATCTCAACAAAAAATAAACGTACAAATACTGAACGTATTGAACTTAAAAAATACTGTTCTAGAGATAAGAAACATACACTTCATCGTGAAACTAAGTAA
- a CDS encoding spore germination protein produces the protein MVMDKDQSKNKVVSNLTDNREFLHKKLGADKSFDVIALDVHYAEKDMCLFMIDGFVKDDILHYLMEFLAKLDPHALEDQTLEKLLKTYIPYVEIDHTDSLDQVVDYVLAGPTALLVEGLDVAIIIDARTYPVRGPQEPDMERVVRGARDGFVETIIFNTALTRRRVRDPSLRMEYLQIGRRSKTDVAVCYLEDVADLHLVEHIKRSLAEIDTDGLPMAEKTVEEFISGRHWNPYPLVRYTERPDTAAAHIFEGHVIIFVDGSPSAIITPTTFWHHLQHIEEYRNKPLTGAYLRLVRFIGVLSSIFLLPLWFLLATSSVILPESLSFIGTEEQAMIPLIFQFLIIELGIDLLRMAAIHTPSSLATALGLIAALMIGQVAVEVGLLTNEVILYLSIAAIGTFATPSYELGLANRLVRLALLILSGLFGVSGFVIGIMLIMILLIRMKSFNVPYFWPFIPFNYRAIRDVFLRSPIPLKNRRPTFLNPQDPDR, from the coding sequence ATGGTAATGGATAAAGATCAATCTAAAAATAAAGTAGTCTCAAATTTAACGGATAATAGAGAGTTTCTACATAAAAAACTAGGTGCCGATAAAAGCTTTGATGTCATTGCGTTAGATGTTCATTATGCTGAAAAAGATATGTGCCTTTTTATGATTGACGGATTTGTTAAGGATGATATCTTACATTATTTAATGGAGTTTTTAGCAAAGCTAGATCCTCACGCCTTAGAGGACCAAACACTAGAGAAACTCTTAAAGACGTATATTCCATATGTTGAAATCGATCACACAGACAGTTTAGATCAAGTTGTTGATTATGTATTAGCTGGACCAACAGCCCTTTTAGTAGAAGGACTTGATGTTGCAATTATTATTGATGCTAGAACTTATCCAGTCCGAGGCCCACAAGAGCCTGACATGGAAAGGGTTGTTCGAGGGGCAAGAGATGGATTTGTTGAGACGATTATTTTTAATACGGCACTCACAAGAAGAAGGGTTCGCGATCCTTCGTTAAGAATGGAATATTTACAGATTGGTCGCAGGTCGAAAACAGATGTAGCTGTTTGTTATTTGGAAGATGTTGCGGATCTTCATCTAGTTGAACATATTAAAAGGTCGTTAGCAGAAATAGATACAGATGGTTTGCCAATGGCTGAAAAAACGGTTGAGGAATTTATATCGGGACGGCATTGGAATCCTTATCCCCTTGTGAGGTATACAGAGAGACCAGATACTGCGGCAGCACATATCTTTGAAGGACATGTCATCATCTTTGTTGATGGTTCACCTAGCGCGATTATCACACCAACAACCTTCTGGCACCATTTACAGCATATTGAAGAGTATCGTAATAAGCCTTTAACTGGTGCGTACTTAAGGCTTGTTCGTTTTATAGGAGTTTTGAGTTCAATCTTTTTATTACCACTATGGTTTTTATTAGCTACTTCTAGTGTGATTTTACCTGAAAGTTTGTCTTTTATAGGAACGGAAGAACAAGCAATGATTCCTCTTATTTTTCAGTTTCTGATCATAGAGTTAGGTATTGATTTGCTTAGAATGGCTGCGATCCATACCCCATCATCATTAGCGACTGCATTAGGTCTTATTGCTGCATTGATGATTGGACAAGTAGCGGTAGAGGTGGGACTATTAACAAATGAAGTTATTTTGTATTTATCGATTGCTGCAATTGGAACGTTTGCTACTCCAAGCTATGAACTGGGGCTAGCAAACAGGTTGGTGAGGTTAGCCTTATTAATTCTCTCCGGTTTATTTGGTGTTAGTGGCTTTGTTATTGGGATTATGTTGATCATGATATTGCTCATTCGAATGAAATCATTTAATGTCCCTTACTTCTGGCCATTTATTCCGTTTAATTACCGAGCAATTCGTGATGTTTTTTTAAGATCTCCCATCCCTTTGAAAAATCGTCGACCTACCTTCTTAAATCCTCAAGATCCAGATAGATAA
- a CDS encoding rhomboid family protein codes for MLNQDFTFWKIINTLVFNEKYRLVKLSENQSEAWLEPSTKQPFQLVRLVRYDLDWSNWIDNDLERLGKQMEVARKQLLKRDFQILNIYVSTFLPVDDFQQRIESLHKENKTSIKTMIVSQAENKESLEKLSEKINCSIPEEEDIDSYEKLDEIKRRIIAHTNNLQKQEKKLLNNGKPFFTKVFLVVQILIFFLMELVGDSTSTSTLLKFGAKYNPFIIEGDWWRLITPIFIHIGFAHLLMNSLALYLIGAAVERMYGSSRFIIIYLLAGIGGTLGSFAFNSGTISAGASGAIFGCFGALLYLGVLKPTLFLRTIGPNILVLIGINLVFGFIVPGIDNAGHIGGLVGGFLAASMTQIPKNNKWVHRVVGLSSLIVIFLFLYFVGIRFTY; via the coding sequence ATGTTAAATCAGGATTTTACGTTTTGGAAAATAATTAATACGTTAGTTTTTAATGAGAAGTATCGCCTTGTCAAATTATCAGAAAATCAAAGTGAGGCATGGTTAGAACCTTCAACTAAACAACCATTTCAATTAGTCAGACTAGTTAGATATGATTTAGATTGGTCTAATTGGATTGATAATGACTTGGAACGTTTAGGGAAACAAATGGAAGTGGCACGAAAACAGTTACTAAAAAGAGATTTTCAAATATTAAATATTTATGTATCTACTTTTTTACCTGTTGATGATTTTCAACAACGAATTGAATCCTTACATAAAGAAAACAAAACAAGTATTAAAACTATGATTGTATCACAAGCTGAAAATAAGGAATCACTTGAAAAGTTATCAGAAAAGATAAACTGTTCTATTCCTGAGGAAGAGGATATAGATTCCTATGAAAAATTAGATGAGATTAAAAGAAGGATTATTGCTCATACAAATAACCTTCAAAAACAAGAAAAAAAATTATTAAATAACGGTAAGCCCTTCTTCACAAAGGTCTTTCTAGTTGTGCAAATTCTCATCTTTTTTTTGATGGAGCTAGTAGGTGACAGTACGAGTACTTCAACGTTATTAAAATTTGGGGCAAAGTATAACCCTTTCATTATTGAAGGTGATTGGTGGAGGTTAATTACACCTATCTTTATCCATATTGGTTTCGCTCATCTACTAATGAACTCATTGGCCTTGTATTTAATAGGAGCAGCTGTTGAGCGTATGTATGGTTCAAGTCGATTCATTATTATTTATCTTTTAGCAGGAATTGGCGGTACATTAGGGAGTTTTGCTTTTAATAGTGGTACAATTTCAGCTGGTGCTTCAGGGGCTATTTTTGGCTGCTTTGGTGCCTTGTTATACTTAGGTGTTTTAAAGCCAACCTTATTTTTAAGAACGATAGGTCCAAACATTTTAGTGCTTATTGGAATCAACCTCGTTTTTGGATTTATTGTTCCCGGAATTGATAATGCTGGTCACATTGGTGGGTTAGTTGGCGGTTTTTTAGCTGCTTCAATGACACAAATTCCAAAAAACAACAAATGGGTTCATCGAGTAGTAGGTTTGTCTAGTCTTATTGTTATCTTTTTATTTTTGTATTTTGTAGGTATTCGATTCACTTATTAG
- a CDS encoding ROK family glucokinase produces the protein MTEQWIVGVDLGGTTIKMAFITFYGEIIEKWEIPTDKTGKSITTDIAKAIDQKITALGYPKDKLMGIGMGVPGPVNSEQGFVYKTTNLGWENYPLKDHLEKETSLTVVIDNDANIAALGEMWKGAGDGSNNLICVTLGTGVGGGIIVNGQIVHGANGAGGEIGHITSIIKEGAQCGCGKKGCLETIASATGIVRLAVERLNQEMEQESLLRTQFEKTGAISAKDVLDAARNEDVLALEVFELVCHHLGLALANLSNGLNPQKIVIGGGVSKAGDFLANHVEKWFQQYTFNRVGSAADFSIATLGNDAGVIGGAWLVKQQKEM, from the coding sequence ATGACAGAACAATGGATTGTAGGCGTTGATTTAGGCGGAACAACAATAAAGATGGCTTTTATCACCTTTTACGGTGAAATAATTGAGAAATGGGAAATACCTACTGATAAAACAGGGAAATCAATTACGACAGATATTGCAAAAGCAATTGATCAAAAAATAACCGCACTAGGCTATCCAAAAGATAAACTAATGGGCATTGGGATGGGAGTGCCTGGACCGGTTAATTCAGAACAAGGATTTGTCTATAAAACGACAAATTTAGGGTGGGAAAATTATCCTTTGAAAGACCATTTAGAGAAGGAAACGTCCCTTACTGTAGTGATTGATAATGATGCCAACATTGCCGCTTTAGGTGAAATGTGGAAAGGTGCTGGTGACGGTTCCAATAACCTGATATGCGTTACACTTGGGACAGGAGTTGGTGGTGGGATCATCGTCAACGGACAAATTGTCCATGGAGCGAATGGTGCTGGAGGTGAAATAGGTCATATTACCTCCATTATTAAGGAAGGAGCCCAATGTGGATGTGGGAAGAAGGGGTGTTTAGAAACAATTGCTTCAGCAACAGGAATTGTTCGCCTAGCAGTTGAACGACTAAATCAAGAGATGGAACAAGAATCTCTCCTTCGAACGCAATTTGAAAAAACAGGAGCGATTTCTGCCAAAGATGTTCTAGATGCTGCCAGAAATGAAGATGTTCTTGCTCTAGAAGTGTTTGAACTTGTGTGCCACCACTTAGGGTTAGCTTTAGCAAACTTGTCAAATGGATTGAATCCTCAAAAGATTGTCATTGGTGGAGGGGTTTCAAAAGCAGGTGATTTCTTAGCAAATCATGTTGAGAAATGGTTCCAACAATACACATTCAATAGAGTAGGGAGCGCGGCTGATTTTTCAATTGCTACTTTAGGAAACGATGCGGGTGTTATTGGTGGAGCTTGGTTAGTAAAGCAACAAAAGGAAATGTAA
- a CDS encoding sugar phosphate nucleotidyltransferase has product MKAVILAGGEGIRLLPLTCFHPKPMVPLVNKPVLEYSIKLLKKHGINIIYFIVYHYKKEIMKYFGNGHKWGCQIHYIEEKVPSGTAGCLSLVSSKINEPFLVLSGDVITNFNLGEAIDTLKESDGIATVLVKKHNQPLNYGLIVGDERGYVKKIIEKPSWKEVISDYVNSGIYIFKPEIFVHIEKNQKMDISKNLLPRLLEYKEKINYKVMEGYWSDIGTSSTYLQSQWDLLDGNLQDLFTTCESQGQGGVFIGKNVDIKKNVRLCPPVFIGDNVQIEQGCEVGPYCVIGDDSRLMEATQIERSVIWKSVYVGKGSKITGATIGKGVQIGCQSSIYEGVVVADNVKIENNIIVMQNILIWPNQIIKTDTILNQNQRWTTSNQTVYFKSRGIHGLENIDFTSEVLAKIARAFSIAINDKQQVILGSDHYPFSIIAKEIISSSLQVHGLHTISIKEKMSTPIFRFICRKENADYGIFVQKDLETNETIIEFYNHLSQPLTMVKQKKIEQAYQYELNKKNNNWGIGTNRPTSYTVKKYFESLPIIQPGHILKRIGIINHSSIDIAHLKNYTSAKILSPSKIDNVKNANHLSLQWIFEIDSFGENLSIYSNGKEFSTNQYQSLLLYLAIQGNEKLVVNLTNSNVGTEKQKKFPLAKSTRHDELIILPSSFTLQYDAFYFLCKILENEHILQELLDQEDGGDKEIVKIEIECEWFERGRVIRKIIDEEKEAELFILDGIKLSFSDNRWVVILPHDEKPMISILCKGTSKEDAEMQANYYSNKIKQLQKK; this is encoded by the coding sequence ATGAAAGCGGTTATTTTGGCTGGAGGAGAAGGCATTAGACTTTTACCTCTAACTTGTTTTCACCCTAAACCGATGGTCCCATTAGTAAATAAGCCAGTTTTAGAATATTCTATTAAGTTGTTGAAAAAACATGGAATTAATATCATTTACTTCATCGTTTATCATTATAAAAAAGAAATTATGAAGTATTTTGGAAATGGGCATAAATGGGGTTGCCAAATTCACTATATCGAGGAGAAAGTTCCGAGTGGAACAGCCGGATGTCTATCTCTTGTATCCTCAAAAATAAATGAACCATTCTTAGTTTTGAGTGGGGATGTCATTACGAATTTCAACCTAGGTGAAGCCATTGACACTCTAAAGGAAAGTGATGGTATAGCAACGGTTTTAGTTAAAAAGCACAATCAGCCTTTAAATTATGGTCTAATTGTAGGTGATGAACGAGGTTATGTAAAGAAAATAATAGAAAAGCCTTCATGGAAGGAAGTGATTAGTGATTATGTGAATTCAGGAATCTATATTTTTAAGCCCGAAATTTTTGTTCATATTGAAAAAAATCAAAAGATGGATATTAGTAAAAATCTCCTTCCTCGTTTATTAGAATATAAAGAAAAAATAAATTATAAAGTAATGGAAGGCTATTGGTCTGATATTGGGACTTCTTCTACTTATCTTCAAAGCCAATGGGATTTGTTAGATGGGAATTTACAAGACCTTTTTACCACTTGTGAATCACAAGGTCAAGGTGGGGTGTTCATAGGAAAGAATGTAGATATTAAAAAGAATGTTAGACTTTGTCCACCAGTATTTATAGGTGATAACGTGCAAATTGAACAGGGCTGTGAAGTTGGACCTTATTGTGTTATAGGGGATGATTCACGTTTGATGGAAGCTACTCAAATAGAAAGGTCTGTTATTTGGAAAAGTGTATACGTGGGTAAAGGATCAAAAATAACAGGTGCAACCATTGGTAAAGGAGTTCAAATAGGTTGTCAATCTTCAATATATGAAGGGGTGGTGGTTGCTGATAATGTAAAAATAGAGAATAATATTATCGTCATGCAAAACATTCTTATTTGGCCTAATCAAATAATTAAGACAGATACCATTCTCAATCAAAATCAAAGGTGGACGACAAGCAATCAAACGGTTTACTTTAAATCTAGAGGTATCCATGGGTTAGAAAACATTGATTTCACCTCTGAAGTACTTGCGAAGATTGCTAGAGCCTTCTCAATTGCAATAAATGATAAACAACAAGTTATTTTGGGAAGTGATCATTATCCGTTTTCCATTATTGCCAAAGAAATAATTTCATCTAGTTTGCAAGTTCATGGTTTACATACGATTTCAATAAAAGAAAAAATGTCTACACCTATATTTCGTTTCATTTGCAGAAAAGAGAATGCTGATTATGGTATCTTTGTACAAAAGGATCTTGAGACAAACGAAACGATAATAGAGTTTTATAATCATCTTTCTCAACCCCTTACTATGGTCAAACAAAAAAAGATTGAACAAGCTTATCAATATGAGTTAAATAAAAAAAATAATAATTGGGGAATTGGAACGAACCGACCGACTTCTTACACTGTGAAGAAATATTTTGAAAGCCTTCCAATCATTCAACCAGGTCATATATTAAAAAGAATTGGCATCATTAATCACTCTTCAATAGATATAGCCCACTTGAAAAACTATACTTCCGCCAAAATATTATCACCTAGTAAAATTGATAATGTAAAAAACGCAAATCATCTTAGTCTACAATGGATTTTTGAGATCGACTCGTTCGGTGAGAATTTATCTATTTATTCCAACGGAAAAGAATTTTCTACTAACCAGTACCAATCTCTTTTGCTTTATTTAGCAATTCAGGGAAATGAAAAATTAGTCGTTAACCTTACAAATTCCAATGTAGGAACAGAAAAACAAAAGAAGTTTCCCCTTGCTAAATCTACCCGACATGATGAACTGATTATACTCCCGAGTTCGTTCACTTTACAATATGATGCTTTTTACTTTCTATGTAAAATTTTAGAGAATGAACACATTTTACAAGAGTTACTCGATCAGGAAGATGGAGGTGATAAAGAGATTGTAAAAATTGAAATAGAGTGTGAATGGTTTGAAAGGGGAAGAGTGATTAGAAAGATAATAGATGAAGAGAAAGAAGCAGAACTCTTTATCTTGGATGGTATCAAACTTTCTTTTTCTGATAATAGGTGGGTCGTGATATTGCCACATGATGAAAAGCCAATGATATCTATTCTTTGTAAAGGAACATCTAAAGAAGACGCTGAGATGCAAGCCAACTATTATTCGAATAAAATCAAGCAATTGCAAAAAAAATAA
- a CDS encoding glycosyltransferase family 4 protein, whose translation MNLIQSEIDRKVNILIISPESPYNIKSGIGVYIDSLLRGFADPSVVYTVICPSNVFRTTTFNNHKIIQINVTERDTLQHWVRSFQLNALRWLETQNATVFDLIHVHDWQGAMLGISLRNTYSIPLLVTVHSTHKKRKIFTTVEFDTEGYIEKNEQQILNQSDVIHVASQCLQEELTKHYIVEKSKISIIPLGVYVEGKKEKNEHSKAYVTCVGRTVEEKGFQHVIQSFGNISDKFPSLELVIVGDGPYLQKLKQKSRQYEIENRVRYLGYKPPYIANKIIAKSECVIVPSLYEPFGLVALQSILLQKPVLASKIGGLQEMIVHQENGWFFDHNNSLDLIEKLKWILLYSDLANKQMEQSYDHSYAKYSIEAHCKKMNCLYKQLIM comes from the coding sequence TTGAATCTTATCCAATCAGAGATAGATAGAAAAGTAAACATTTTAATAATCTCTCCTGAATCCCCATATAACATAAAAAGTGGTATAGGGGTCTATATAGATTCTCTTCTTAGAGGATTTGCAGATCCCTCTGTTGTTTATACCGTTATATGTCCATCAAATGTCTTTCGAACAACGACCTTCAATAACCATAAGATTATTCAAATTAATGTCACTGAAAGGGATACTCTTCAACATTGGGTGCGCTCCTTTCAATTAAATGCACTTAGATGGTTGGAAACTCAAAATGCTACTGTCTTCGATCTTATTCATGTTCACGATTGGCAAGGGGCCATGCTAGGTATTTCTTTAAGGAATACCTACTCCATCCCCTTACTTGTGACGGTTCATAGTACTCATAAAAAACGAAAAATATTTACAACTGTTGAATTTGATACAGAAGGATACATTGAAAAAAATGAACAACAAATACTCAATCAATCTGATGTTATTCATGTAGCAAGTCAATGTTTACAAGAAGAGTTAACTAAACATTATATTGTTGAAAAATCAAAGATAAGTATCATTCCTCTTGGAGTGTATGTTGAGGGGAAAAAAGAAAAAAATGAGCATAGTAAGGCTTATGTAACCTGCGTCGGGAGAACTGTTGAAGAAAAAGGTTTTCAGCATGTGATTCAATCATTTGGGAATATCAGTGACAAGTTCCCCTCCCTCGAACTTGTCATTGTGGGAGATGGTCCATATTTACAAAAACTTAAACAAAAAAGTAGACAGTATGAAATTGAAAATAGAGTGAGGTACCTTGGCTATAAACCACCTTATATTGCCAATAAAATCATAGCAAAAAGCGAATGTGTAATTGTACCTAGCTTGTATGAACCGTTTGGGCTCGTAGCCTTACAATCTATATTATTACAAAAACCAGTCTTAGCTTCGAAGATTGGAGGGCTACAAGAGATGATTGTACATCAAGAAAATGGTTGGTTTTTTGACCATAACAATTCTCTAGATTTGATAGAAAAATTAAAATGGATTTTACTCTATTCCGATTTAGCGAATAAACAGATGGAACAATCGTATGATCATTCTTATGCAAAATATAGTATAGAAGCTCATTGTAAAAAAATGAATTGTTTATACAAACAGTTGATTATGTAG
- a CDS encoding LTA synthase family protein, with product MREKSLSKLSFLLIATVLMWIKTYIVYKTSFDIKIENLTQEFILFINPISFLLLIFGIGLFMKEKNRNRWVIFTSIFMTIILLANMVFYRFYNDFLTIPVLFQTSNLGDLGSSIQELFNWTDILIFADIVFLAWLMKKPSFQSVSKATRKERTAYFLMAVAVFFFNLGLAETERPQLLSRSFDREMLVKNIGAYNFHIYDAFLQSKTSAQRALADSNSLVEIENYLNANEVEPNQDMNGIAEDRNVIVISFESVQSFVMNETINGEEITPFLNDFAKESFYFENFYHQTGQGKTSDSEFLLGNSLYPLGRGSVFFTNATNEYNASPEILKNSGYYTSVFHANNKTFWNRDVMYDSFGYDKFNSVTEFDVIEEGEDQNTIGWGLNDIDFFQQSIDMLKEQPQPFYSKYITLTNHYPFHLPEESKFIDEFETEDDDKIVERYFPTVRYTDEAIKQFVDSLKDEGLYENSIIVIYGDHYGISENHNTAMAEFLGKEEITPYDTVQLQRVPMLIHIPGVTDQNPQVISEPTGQIDLKPTIMNLLGLDTTGDIQFGADMLAEERYPFTVLRDGSFITDEILYTRGSCYDVGTGEEVDSAGCEPYMDKAKKELSYSDQIVYGDLLRFLDEDKVNEQNQLQTDSLSEIIE from the coding sequence ATGCGTGAAAAATCACTCTCAAAACTGTCTTTTTTATTAATAGCAACAGTATTGATGTGGATTAAAACCTACATTGTCTATAAGACTAGTTTTGATATAAAAATTGAAAATTTAACTCAAGAGTTTATCTTATTTATAAATCCAATCAGCTTTTTGTTACTAATCTTTGGAATTGGATTATTCATGAAAGAAAAAAATCGAAATCGTTGGGTTATATTCACAAGTATATTTATGACGATTATATTGCTTGCCAATATGGTTTTTTATCGTTTCTATAACGATTTTTTAACGATTCCAGTACTATTTCAAACTAGTAATTTAGGAGATTTAGGAAGTAGTATTCAGGAACTATTTAATTGGACAGATATTTTAATTTTTGCAGATATTGTTTTCTTAGCATGGTTGATGAAAAAACCAAGCTTTCAATCAGTTAGCAAAGCTACACGTAAAGAAAGAACAGCCTATTTCTTAATGGCAGTTGCCGTGTTTTTCTTTAATTTAGGATTAGCAGAAACAGAACGCCCACAACTATTATCTCGATCTTTTGACCGTGAAATGCTAGTTAAAAACATTGGAGCATACAATTTTCATATTTATGATGCGTTTTTACAATCTAAAACGTCCGCACAAAGAGCACTAGCAGATAGCAATAGTTTAGTAGAGATTGAAAACTACTTAAACGCCAATGAAGTGGAACCGAATCAAGATATGAATGGAATTGCTGAAGATCGCAACGTGATTGTTATCTCTTTCGAATCTGTTCAAAGCTTTGTCATGAATGAGACAATTAATGGAGAAGAAATCACACCGTTTTTAAATGACTTTGCGAAAGAAAGCTTCTACTTTGAAAACTTCTATCATCAAACAGGGCAAGGAAAAACATCAGATTCAGAATTTTTATTAGGAAACTCTTTATATCCTTTAGGTAGAGGTTCGGTATTCTTTACCAATGCGACAAATGAATATAATGCTTCACCTGAAATTTTGAAAAATAGTGGATATTACACGTCTGTTTTTCATGCCAACAATAAAACCTTCTGGAATCGAGACGTCATGTATGATTCATTTGGTTATGACAAATTTAATTCAGTGACTGAATTTGATGTAATTGAAGAGGGTGAGGACCAAAATACGATCGGTTGGGGATTAAATGATATTGACTTTTTCCAACAATCCATTGATATGTTAAAAGAACAGCCTCAGCCATTTTATTCAAAATATATTACGCTGACAAATCATTACCCTTTCCACCTTCCTGAGGAAAGTAAGTTTATTGATGAATTTGAGACAGAAGACGATGATAAAATCGTAGAGCGTTATTTTCCAACGGTTCGATATACAGATGAAGCTATTAAGCAGTTTGTAGATAGCTTAAAGGATGAAGGTTTATACGAAAACTCCATCATTGTAATTTACGGTGATCACTACGGAATTTCAGAAAACCATAATACTGCAATGGCCGAGTTCTTAGGGAAAGAAGAGATTACTCCTTATGACACCGTTCAATTGCAAAGGGTACCAATGCTCATCCATATACCGGGTGTTACAGATCAGAATCCACAAGTCATATCTGAACCTACCGGACAAATTGATTTAAAACCAACCATTATGAATTTGCTTGGTCTTGATACAACTGGTGATATTCAGTTTGGAGCGGATATGCTTGCTGAAGAACGCTATCCATTTACGGTTCTTCGTGATGGTAGTTTCATCACTGATGAAATTTTATATACACGTGGCTCCTGTTATGATGTGGGCACAGGTGAAGAAGTTGACAGTGCAGGTTGTGAGCCATATATGGATAAGGCAAAAAAGGAACTAAGCTATTCAGATCAGATTGTTTATGGAGATTTGTTGCGTTTTTTAGATGAAGATAAGGTGAATGAACAAAATCAACTTCAGACAGACTCCTTATCAGAGATAATAGAATAA
- a CDS encoding M14 family metallopeptidase, producing MKWDISTGDSLEEISKKFQIPPYLLEDSNQRFALGSDKINIPGWIKTNNDFEKVTNDVINTKKPYCYHELKNDLNYLCEVFPFIRKEVIGYSVLGLPLYELKIGRGKKKVHMNASFHANEWITTCIMMKWLQDYLLAIINQQSFHSYQVEDLYKEVTLSIVPMVNPDGVNLVINKKLIPIQNLQYVLKLNRNNEDFSEWKANIRGVDLNNQYPANWIIEKERKVPKSPAPRDYPGDFYLTEPESIVMEQLVRRSDFDVVVAFHTQGEEIYWGYEGFEPILSYQIVKEFEKVSGYKPVQYIDSHAGFRDWFIYTYRKPGFTVELGLGENPLPLSEFDSIYCKSKGLFWSSLFMCL from the coding sequence ATGAAGTGGGATATATCGACAGGGGATTCATTAGAAGAAATTTCAAAAAAATTTCAAATACCACCTTATCTTTTGGAGGACTCAAATCAACGGTTTGCCTTAGGTAGTGATAAAATCAATATTCCAGGCTGGATAAAAACAAACAATGATTTCGAAAAAGTCACAAATGATGTAATAAATACAAAAAAACCTTATTGTTATCATGAACTAAAGAATGACCTCAATTACCTATGTGAAGTGTTTCCTTTTATTCGGAAGGAGGTTATCGGCTACAGCGTATTAGGTCTTCCTTTATATGAATTGAAAATTGGTCGTGGGAAGAAAAAAGTTCATATGAACGCCTCGTTTCATGCGAATGAATGGATTACAACATGTATTATGATGAAATGGTTACAAGATTATTTGTTGGCAATTATTAATCAACAATCTTTTCACTCATATCAAGTAGAAGATTTATATAAAGAGGTAACGTTATCTATTGTTCCTATGGTAAATCCAGATGGAGTAAATTTAGTGATAAATAAAAAGTTAATACCAATTCAAAATCTCCAATATGTGCTAAAATTGAATCGAAACAATGAAGATTTTTCAGAGTGGAAGGCCAATATAAGAGGAGTAGACTTAAATAATCAATATCCAGCTAATTGGATTATTGAAAAAGAAAGAAAAGTTCCAAAATCTCCTGCACCAAGAGATTATCCTGGGGACTTTTATTTAACAGAACCAGAGTCAATTGTAATGGAGCAATTAGTAAGAAGAAGTGACTTTGATGTGGTTGTTGCCTTTCATACTCAAGGAGAAGAAATTTATTGGGGATATGAAGGATTTGAGCCTATATTATCATATCAAATAGTTAAGGAATTCGAGAAGGTAAGTGGATATAAGCCAGTTCAGTATATTGATAGCCATGCTGGCTTTAGAGATTGGTTTATTTATACTTATCGAAAGCCAGGTTTTACTGTTGAACTGGGTTTAGGAGAGAACCCTTTACCTCTTTCTGAGTTTGATTCAATCTATTGTAAGTCAAAGGGGCTATTTTGGTCTTCCTTGTTTATGTGTCTTTAA
- a CDS encoding YqgQ family protein, giving the protein MKTLYDVQQQLKQYGTFIYTGNRLADLELMMDEVRQLHQSQLIDKDDFQMALLLLKQEYAKRTDG; this is encoded by the coding sequence ATGAAAACTCTGTATGATGTTCAACAACAACTTAAACAATATGGTACCTTTATCTATACAGGGAACCGGTTGGCTGATTTAGAATTGATGATGGATGAGGTAAGGCAGCTTCATCAATCTCAATTAATTGATAAGGACGATTTTCAAATGGCCTTATTATTATTAAAACAAGAATATGCTAAAAGGACAGATGGATAA